The following is a genomic window from Pyricularia oryzae 70-15 chromosome 5, whole genome shotgun sequence.
TGCTGGCATCGCGGGGcaacggcagcagcggcagcagcagcaatcaGACCCCACCACCATGGCGAGCATTCTCTGTTTCGCTGCCGTTTGCCTCCCCTTTGCGGGTGCTTCGGTCGCGTCAATCTACAGTCACACGTTGGGAATGGTTTGATGGCTCCGACTTGTTGGTTCGGTTTCTGATCAGTTGCTCCTCTGCATTACCCCCTTTTTCCAGCAACTCCAACGCCGGTCCATCCGCTATTCGCAAGGCAAGAAATTTGGTGGCAGGTAGGCTAAAGAAAGCTGTACCATTTCTCTTGACCTGGTCTCATCCGTTTGCCAAGTAATTAATTCATCAACCCAGCAAGGCCCGCAATGGCATGGCCTACCAGAGAGGTACGACCAGCTTCTACGACGGCTGGGCCGAGTCGGTCGGCGACCCGAGCTACAGCCGGACCAGCCCGTGATTCTTTGAGATCACGGTATGATTCATATTTTATCACTAATAGAAGTGGCTGCTTGATCAAGCTCCCACCAACAACCATGGCCTATGACGCAAAATTATCCAGCCCAGCCCGCACCAGCTGCGTCAGCTTGTTTGCACCCCGGCCGCGCATCATGCTAAAGTGGTGCTCCCCCTGCACGACGCCGGTCCTGATATCGACGCCGGGAAATAGCTCGGCCCACCTGCCAGGCCCGAGGTCGGTCCTCTTCTCGGTCAGGAATTTCAGGCCCTCTACTTCCACCTCGCCGGGGGCCACCGGTGGGAGCCCCGGGTAGTGCAGGCCGTCGAATGCGCACTCGGCCGCCCAGATTATGTTCACCCTGAGCCCACGCGTCAGTTCTGCGGGGAGCGGGATAGGACGGTACTGGCTCAGCAGCTCAGTCGAGGCCCGAAAATGCAGCATCAGCCACTCGGGCAGGGGCCGGGTGGGCTTTGCGGCGCTGCCGTCGTCCTCGGGCCCGAAGCCGCGTCTCATTTCGTTTGCGAAAATATTGACGTCGACGCAGTGTTGGTAGAAGCGGTCTGGGAGGCAGTCCAGCCCGTCAATGGGCGGCGGGGAGTCGATCAGCGTCAGGGAGGCCACTGCTTCACCCGACGAGATTAGCCGCGCCGCCACGGCAAAGGCCAAGATGCCGCCCGCCGACCAGCCGCCCAGGTGGTATGGGCCGCTTGGCTGGCACCTCTGAAGTCCGACCATGTACGAGTCCAGGACCTGTTCAAGTGTGTAGTCGTACATACGGGATGGATTTCTAGGGGGCCCGTGTTAGTCGCGGATCGGTCAAGACGGTGTGGGAAGGGAGGACATGACTCACTTGACAAACTGTGAGTTGAAGGCCACGAGAGCCGTGTTCTGGCCAAGCGTGGGCAGATTCATGTAGGAAGTTGCAGCGCCGCATCCGTCGGGGAACAGGAAAAGGGTTCGGTCGCATTTTCCCCTGCTGCCCTGGAGATATATCGACCAGGCGGGCGCGAGGAGCTCGACGGAACCTTGTTGGAGGCTAACTTGTAGGCTGGTACACTCAATCTTCTCATCGCGATCCAGGCTCCAGTCCGAGCTCGGCGTAGCAGGGTTGCATGTTGTCGCCGACTCCGAGTCGAGACACGCCACGCTACTTGTGTCGGAAAAGTCGAATTTCGGCCTACAAATATGTAATTTCACGTCGGCGAGGCTAACGCCCTCCTGCAAAACAAGGTTCTCGTTCAGGTCGAGGTCTAGCTCGTCCCGGAGGCGACCGCAAATTACGAGGCAAAGGAGAGAGTCGATGCCCAGGTCTGCGGGGGTTCTGTCTTCCGAGACCTGATCCCTTTCAATGCCAACCTCTTCGGATATTATGCCCAGGACGGCCTGCCAAACCCTGTCGCCGTCGTTGTCCTGCCTGGAATTCGCAATCAGCGGCGcctcatcagcagcagcagctgctgCAGGGGATGATTCCCGGCGGACCACGGCCTTTGCTTGGGGCTTGGTCGCCGGCGCTCTGAGAAACGCGGTCTGATCCATGGACTGGCTGGTCGCCGACTCGACGCCGGCAGACATGTTTTTGTTGGCCGACTTGACAATGTACTGCATCAGGCGCTTGGGCACACCTTGCAGCTCCACGCCTCGCACCAGGCAGACGAGGCTGTATTCCTCGTCAAACACGTATATGGTGCCTGTCCAAATCTTGTTCTCGCCCTCGTGCATTTGCACGTAAGAGTAGTAGTCCCTGTCCGCATGCAGCTTGTGGCCGAGGAGCTTCATGGAATTCCAGCCATGGTTGACAAAGATGTCCTTGTCAAGGTCGACGCCCTCGTTGCCGTTCATGACAAACCCAGCGAGCTGTGAGATGGCATCCAGGCGTGACGGGCTGGAAAACCAGTAGTCATCCCCGCCGTCCTTGTCGGCAGCCAGCCCCTTGAAGGAGATCTTgccggcggcctcgagcGTATCGTTGTTCAACGTGACTTCGGAGAGGCCGCGGTACTTTGGGTCGAATTCTGCCAGCCGCGCAATCATCTTGTAGatcatgctgctgctgaaacGGTACGTGTTTTCGCCCTGCCCCACGCCCGATCGCAGCTCCTTGAGGCACCGGAGGGCGTTGGAAGACGCCTCATCGAGCGCGGCGTCGGCCCCGAGCGCGCCGGCGGGAGAGAAATGAATCTTGCAGCTGGCGTAGTGCTCGACGGCGCGGTGTATGCTCTGGGAAGGTTTGGTCAGAGGTCAGCATTGTCTTGCCGTTCTTTTCAACTCTTGGATGGACAGCAACCCACATCTAAACTGGTAAATGTACACGATATGCTATTGGTCTCCTTGTCGAACCTGGCCTCGCTGCGCAGGATTTGCTTCTTGCCAAGATTTTTGTTGACGACGAGGGCGCTATGGATGCGCATATCGTCGATGCTGATCAGGACAGGCTGTTGGGGAGCGCCGGTCACTCGGCTGACGTAGTCGCCTATCATGAAGGCGACGTCGGCATACACAGACTGCAAGGCAAACAAGCATTAGCTATCGACGCCACGGACCTGGCATGAGCTAGACCCGTGAGAACTTACCGGAGTGCAGAGTGGCACATCATAGACCTTGTGTCCCTGGGCCATGGACTGCACCTCGTCCGAGTTGAGGTCGAGATGGACAACGACAAGGCCGTCGGATCCGCCGCTCCCAAGgtggtccaggtccaggtccttGACCACCTTGTAGACGGACGAATAAGGGAACCTGATGGGGCTCATTATCACGGCAGGCTCTCCCTTGCGGAGACTCCAGTCGTTCACATACGGTATCCAGTACTCCTTGAGCGTCCAGGCATAAGTCGGCAGCTGCAGCACCTGGTGGTACTGGGGAAAGTCCTCGTGGTATTTATCCCAGTCCAGATGGAGCCCGGCCACGTGGATGCCAGCAGCGGCCTTTCCCAGCAGCTCCCATGTTTCAGAGTGCCGGTGTAGCGATGTAAATGTCTGCATCTGCGCGCCAATGACCTCCTTGACCATGCGACAGACAACGGGCGCGGGACCAATCTCAACCGCGATGCTCCTTTCACCCACGAGCCCCTCGGCCTTGGCCGCAATCACGGCCCCGAGCAAGTCCACAGGTTTCCTGCAGTGACGCGAAAAGTAGTCGCTGCCAAAGTCCGAGGCGTTGCGGACCACCTTTGCCAGAGTCGAGGAGATGTAGGGTATCTTTGGGTCGCAGAGGCGCGTCCTTGACGAGACCTTGAGGAACGCGTCGAGGATCGGGTCGACCTGCGCTGTGTGGAAGGCCATATCCACGTCGAGCAGGCGGCACCTGTGGCCCTGGAACTCGAGCAGGGCTTTGACCTTGACGACGCTGGCCGTGGGCCCGCCGAGCACGACGTTGTTGGCGCTGTTGCGGCAGCATACAGAGACGCCGTGAGTGGCGGCGAGATTACTACCGCCCAAAGCGGCCGTCACGCTGGCCTCGGGAGCCATGACGGCCACCATGGCGTGCGGCACGGTCGAGGACTCGAGGAGTTCCTCCATGAGTCTGGCCCTGCCGGCGACCAGGGATATGGTGTCGGCCTGGGTCAGGACGCCAGCCGCGTACAGGGCGGCGTACTCGCCGAGGCTGTGGCCCACAACGGCCTTGGGGGCAAGCCCAAGGTGTCGCCACAGGTTGCACAGCGCCATCTGGTAGCAGACGTGCGAGAGCTGCAGCGCGACGGGCGACAGCAATCTGCTGCTGACGTCCAGTGAATTCACGCCTGGCCTTTGGAACGCCGCGAGGATCGAAGGCAGTCCCATTGCCCGGACGAGGTGCTCGCACCGCTGCACGTCGGTCCGCAAAAACTCGCAGCTGTCGTACAGGTCGGCGCACAGGCCCCGCTCGAAGGATCCCTGACCGGTAAAGGTCAAGATGACGCCTGTCCCTATCGCTCCGCGCtggggagggggagggggcGCCATCCTGGCGTCGCCGCTGGTCCGCAGGTCGAGCTGCCGCTGTAGTTCAGACCTCAGCGAGCCTAGGCCGGCAGCCACGACTGCGATCCTGTGGGGGTGGTGCATCCTGCGCGAGGTGGTGGTATACGACAGTTTGCCGAGCAGGTTCCCGTCGTGGCTGGTGGCGTCCTGGACGTGGCGATCCAGCCACCCTATCATGTTGCGCAGGTTGAAAACAAGAGACTCGGGCGTCTTGGCGGATAGGGCGACGACGTGGTGCCTCCGCAGGCCCtgttgttggtgttggtCCGACTCCTCGGACAACGGGGCCTCGGACATGACGGCCAATGGTGGCGCGTCTTCCAATATCATGGCCGTGttcccgccggcggcggAAAAGTTGTTGAGCAAAACGCGGCGGACTGCGCCCCGCGGCCTGGGCCAAATGGTCGGCCTTGTGGCTATGTGCGTGTTGTGCAACGCCAGGTCGGGCAGCCTGTGGTTGATCTTGGTGTGGATGCCCACGTGGGGCGGAATCATCGAGTGCTTCATCATCAGCAGGACCTTGGCCAGGCTGGTGACTCCAGCCGCCGCCTCGCCGTGTCCGACGTTGGACTTGACCGCGCCAATGTACAAGGGGTTCGAGGCGGCTCTGGAGCCCGCAGGCGCGAGGGTCTGGACGACCGACATGGTCTCGCCCACGTCGCCGATCTGGGTGCCGGTGCCGTGCATCTCCACGTAGCTGATGTCGGCCGGGTCGGTGTTGGTCTCGGCCAGCAGGGCTTCGAAGAGCTGCATCTGGGCCTCGGGGTAGGGCCGGGTGATGgactcggcctcggcgtttTGGTTGGTGGCGATGCCCCGGATGCAGGCCTCTATGGGGTCCTTGTCGGCCACGGCGTCCTCGAGGCGTTTGAGGATGACGGTGACGACGGCCTCGCCGCGACAGTAGCCGTCGGCGCTGTCGTCAAAGGTCTTGCAGTTGCCGGTGCGCGAGAGGAAGCGGCCGCGGTACAAGCCGGCCGTCATGTCGGGGTTGGTCAGCACGTTGGTGCCTCCCACGACGGCCGTGTCGACCTCTCTCCGCCACAGCGCGTTGCAGGCCAGTTGCAGCGCGGCGAGGCTGGAGCTGCAGGCCGTGTCTATGGTGTAGCTGGGCCCGCTGAGCTTGAAGTGGTAGTTGATGCGGCCGGGGATGAAGGCGCGGTTGCCGCCGGGGATGAAGTACGTGTCGATGTTTTGCGCGCTGTTGGTCTCCATCCAATCGTTGCTGGTGGCACCGAACCACACGCCGACCCTGTGCTTCTGCGTCGAGCCGGTCCGGTTCGGCACGATGCCGGCCTTCTCCAGCACCTCGGCCGCCGTCATCAGCGCCAGGCGCTGCGCGGGATCCGTCTGCACCGCCTCGCGCGGCGACATGTTGAAAAAGGCAGTGTCGAACTGCgccgcctggtgcagccaGCAGCCGAACCCGGTGCCCGAGACGTTCTTCTTGCCCGTCGGGTCGTCGCTGACGTGCGTGGCCGCATCCCAGCGCCAGGTCGGCACCGTCTCGTGCGTGTCGACCCCACGCACCAGGAGGTCCCAAAAGGCGTCCATGGTGTCGGCACGGCCGGGAAAGCGTCCCGAGGCGGAGAGAATGGCGATCGGTGTCTTGGTCTTGGAGGCCGTCAGTCCTCGGTTCGGACTGGAACTGGACGCGGCAGGTTCTAATTCTGAAGCCGGCCCTCGTCGACTCCTGTCGGCGGCAGCAACCAGGTTGTTCACCGGCAGCAAGCAGTTGACCGAGCTCACAAGGCTGTCCGCGGCCTGGAATGCGACCGGCTGGACCACCAGCTGCCTCGGAAACAAACTTCTTGCAGCACAACTGCCCACCAGTCGCTGGGGGAGCTCGCCAAGAGCTACCCGACGCTGCAGACAGTCTCTTACCGCCTCTTCCAGGGCATGACGGAGGGTTGCCGGCGGGCCGGATGAGGCACCTCGGTCGTGGCTGGGAACGATGGGGATCGAGCTGCGAGGCAGACCGGTGCGGGGCAGGACGGATAAGATTTGCTGCACGTCTTGTTCACTGTACAAGACTGACGAATGGTAAGGGGCGCCGATGTTGAGAGGTTTCATCTTGATGTGTCCCAGCGCCTGTGCGAAGGCAGAGGATAGGAAGCCGGTGACGATTCCGGGCGGTCCCGAGACGGCGAATTCGTGGGGTC
Proteins encoded in this region:
- a CDS encoding conidial yellow pigment biosynthesis polyketide synthase codes for the protein MAYPEQTFAHVFGDQSYDFLGLLRRLGHDNSDAVVSEFLDGSAVVLKKEISRLPPAQQAQCPRFSGIADLASRYSGSSSTTQNPVLSQALTCIAQLGLFIRLHGVGGRVYPTPHTSCVSGVCTGALAAAAVSCSQSISTLIEPALHAVAVAARLGAVAWNISGRIHNTGEAGGGSWCGSPASAAHHPSWSYLVHSPSAESLENALKAYAAESMLPITSTPYISSILGPHEFAVSGPPGIVTGFLSSAFAQALGHIKMKPLNIGAPYHSSVLYSEQDVQQILSVLPRTGLPRSSIPIVPSHDRGASSGPPATLRHALEEAVRDCLQRRVALGELPQRLVGSCAARSLFPRQLVVQPVAFQAADSLVSSVNCLLPVNNLVAAADRSRRGPASELEPAASSSSPNRGLTASKTKTPIAILSASGRFPGRADTMDAFWDLLVRGVDTHETVPTWRWDAATHVSDDPTGKKNVSGTGFGCWLHQAAQFDTAFFNMSPREAVQTDPAQRLALMTAAEVLEKAGIVPNRTGSTQKHRVGVWFGATSNDWMETNSAQNIDTYFIPGGNRAFIPGRINYHFKLSGPSYTIDTACSSSLAALQLACNALWRREVDTAVVGGTNVLTNPDMTAGLYRGRFLSRTGNCKTFDDSADGYCRGEAVVTVILKRLEDAVADKDPIEACIRGIATNQNAEAESITRPYPEAQMQLFEALLAETNTDPADISYVEMHGTGTQIGDVGETMSVVQTLAPAGSRAASNPLYIGAVKSNVGHGEAAAGVTSLAKVLLMMKHSMIPPHVGIHTKINHRLPDLALHNTHIATRPTIWPRPRGAVRRVLLNNFSAAGGNTAMILEDAPPLAVMSEAPLSEESDQHQQQGLRRHHVVALSAKTPESLVFNLRNMIGWLDRHVQDATSHDGNLLGKLSYTTTSRRMHHPHRIAVVAAGLGSLRSELQRQLDLRTSGDARMAPPPPPQRGAIGTGVILTFTGQGSFERGLCADLYDSCEFLRTDVQRCEHLVRAMGLPSILAAFQRPGVNSLDVSSRLLSPVALQLSHVCYQMALCNLWRHLGLAPKAVVGHSLGEYAALYAAGVLTQADTISLVAGRARLMEELLESSTVPHAMVAVMAPEASVTAALGGSNLAATHGVSVCCRNSANNVVLGGPTASVVKVKALLEFQGHRCRLLDVDMAFHTAQVDPILDAFLKVSSRTRLCDPKIPYISSTLAKVVRNASDFGSDYFSRHCRKPVDLLGAVIAAKAEGLVGERSIAVEIGPAPVVCRMVKEVIGAQMQTFTSLHRHSETWELLGKAAAGIHVAGLHLDWDKYHEDFPQYHQVLQLPTYAWTLKEYWIPYVNDWSLRKGEPAVIMSPIRFPYSSVYKVVKDLDLDHLGSGGSDGLVVVHLDLNSDEVQSMAQGHKVYDVPLCTPSVYADVAFMIGDYVSRVTGAPQQPVLISIDDMRIHSALVVNKNLGKKQILRSEARFDKETNSISCTFTSLDSIHRAVEHYASCKIHFSPAGALGADAALDEASSNALRCLKELRSGVGQGENTYRFSSSMIYKMIARLAEFDPKYRGLSEVTLNNDTLEAAGKISFKGLAADKDGGDDYWFSSPSRLDAISQLAGFVMNGNEGVDLDKDIFVNHGWNSMKLLGHKLHADRDYYSYVQMHEGENKIWTGTIYVFDEEYSLVCLVRGVELQGVPKRLMQYIVKSANKNMSAGVESATSQSMDQTAFLRAPATKPQAKAVVRRESSPAAAAAADEAPLIANSRQDNDGDRVWQAVLGIISEEVGIERDQVSEDRTPADLGIDSLLCLVICGRLRDELDLDLNENLVLQEGVSLADVKLHICRPKFDFSDTSSVACLDSESATTCNPATPSSDWSLDRDEKIECTSLQVSLQQGSVELLAPAWSIYLQGSRGKCDRTLFLFPDGCGAATSYMNLPTLGQNTALVAFNSQFVKNPSRMYDYTLEQVLDSYMVGLQRCQPSGPYHLGGWSAGGILAFAVAARLISSGEAVASLTLIDSPPPIDGLDCLPDRFYQHCVDVNIFANEMRRGFGPEDDGSAAKPTRPLPEWLMLHFRASTELLSQYRPIPLPAELTRGLRVNIIWAAECAFDGLHYPGLPPVAPGEVEVEGLKFLTEKRTDLGPGRWAELFPGVDIRTGVVQGEHHFSMMRGRGANKLTQLVRAGLDNFAS